A single region of the Gemmatimonas aurantiaca genome encodes:
- a CDS encoding efflux RND transporter periplasmic adaptor subunit, translating to MTPPRRVAPILSLAVLALSTAVTACGKTPDASPDTADAAQAIGAENIAVARQDTLRSGPAISGTLVADREARIRAELSGAVLQTLVDAGQRVSEGTVLGRLDDGTVREAAISARSGVAQASIAAEQAARELQRAKTLVAAGAIAERDVESAERANVGAQAQLADAKARLSSAEKNLANATIRAPFAGIVAEKSVSPGDIVSPGSALFTVIDPRSLRVEASVPASALGEVRVGAPVTFKVNGADRTLEGRITRVSPMVDAQTKQVKILATVPNNANALVAGLFVEGRVTAEKRMGILVPESAVDQAGIVPSVMRVRGGKVEKVDVQLGVRDDAAELFEITSGIAGGDTVLLGNARGISVGTAVVVSTPRDATARDAAARDTAKNTKP from the coding sequence ATGACCCCTCCGCGCCGTGTGGCGCCAATCCTGAGCCTGGCGGTCCTGGCACTCTCCACGGCCGTGACCGCGTGTGGCAAGACGCCGGACGCGTCCCCCGACACGGCCGACGCCGCGCAGGCCATCGGTGCCGAAAACATCGCCGTCGCGCGGCAGGACACGCTGCGCAGTGGACCCGCCATCTCCGGCACGCTCGTCGCCGATCGTGAGGCGCGCATCCGCGCCGAGCTGTCGGGCGCCGTCCTGCAGACACTGGTCGACGCGGGCCAGCGTGTGAGCGAAGGTACGGTACTCGGTCGCCTCGACGATGGCACGGTGCGCGAAGCCGCCATCTCGGCGCGCTCCGGCGTGGCGCAGGCCAGCATCGCCGCCGAACAGGCGGCGCGTGAACTGCAGCGCGCAAAGACGTTGGTGGCCGCGGGCGCCATCGCCGAACGTGACGTGGAAAGCGCCGAACGCGCCAACGTGGGCGCGCAGGCACAGCTCGCGGATGCGAAGGCGCGTCTGTCGAGCGCCGAGAAGAATCTGGCCAACGCGACCATCCGCGCGCCGTTCGCGGGCATCGTGGCCGAGAAGAGCGTGAGCCCCGGTGACATCGTGTCGCCGGGCTCCGCGTTGTTCACGGTGATCGATCCCCGCAGTCTGCGGGTGGAGGCGTCGGTGCCGGCCAGTGCCCTCGGCGAGGTCCGCGTGGGCGCCCCGGTGACGTTCAAGGTGAATGGCGCCGATCGCACGCTCGAAGGTCGCATCACGCGCGTCAGTCCGATGGTCGATGCGCAGACCAAGCAGGTGAAGATCCTCGCCACCGTGCCCAACAACGCGAATGCCCTCGTCGCCGGACTGTTCGTGGAAGGCCGCGTGACGGCGGAGAAGCGCATGGGCATCCTGGTGCCCGAGAGCGCCGTCGATCAGGCCGGCATCGTGCCCAGCGTGATGCGTGTGCGCGGTGGCAAGGTGGAGAAGGTGGATGTGCAGCTCGGTGTGCGCGACGATGCTGCCGAGTTGTTCGAGATCACGAGCGGCATCGCCGGTGGCGACACCGTGCTGCTCGGCAACGCCCGCGGAATTTCGGTGGGGACGGCGGTGGTCGTCTCGACTCCGCGCGATGCGACGGCACGTGATGCCGCCGCGCGCGATACCGCGAAGAACACCAAGCCCTGA
- a CDS encoding Spy/CpxP family protein refolding chaperone, producing MRHSRTMLVAAATILSVTLAGMANAQGQARARRMPPPAQPGNGSPGGTPAAPGPDGAMNGRNRGPGRDGAGNGMRFGGGSPAAALLRLKGPLALTDDQVKRLEALQGANVPRRNAADELRARADLLDATQGDGNLSAARTAMDRMNKLRTDRAIAQLKLQQDARAVLTAEQKTRLDNFRAMGARRQRMVASGRAQAFGRGEMGPRGRGFMAPRGGPGMRQQFGPPMGPPGGRMGPGMGPGMAPRMAPGGEGVMPRMRRGGEMDSAAIHGQDGQLPPT from the coding sequence ATGCGCCACTCCCGTACGATGCTCGTGGCCGCGGCCACGATCCTGAGCGTCACGCTGGCCGGCATGGCCAATGCGCAGGGTCAGGCTCGCGCACGTCGCATGCCTCCGCCCGCACAACCGGGCAATGGATCACCTGGTGGAACGCCGGCCGCTCCCGGACCGGATGGTGCCATGAATGGCCGGAATCGTGGTCCTGGTCGTGATGGTGCCGGCAATGGAATGCGGTTTGGCGGAGGCAGTCCGGCCGCGGCGCTGTTGCGTCTCAAGGGGCCGCTCGCACTGACGGACGATCAGGTGAAGCGTCTCGAAGCGCTGCAGGGGGCGAACGTCCCACGACGGAATGCGGCCGACGAACTGCGCGCACGGGCCGATCTGCTGGACGCCACGCAGGGGGACGGCAATCTCTCGGCCGCACGCACGGCCATGGATCGCATGAACAAGCTGCGGACGGATCGGGCCATCGCGCAGCTCAAGTTGCAGCAGGATGCGCGCGCCGTGCTGACGGCGGAGCAGAAGACGAGGCTGGACAACTTCCGCGCGATGGGCGCCCGTCGTCAGCGCATGGTCGCCTCCGGCCGGGCGCAGGCGTTCGGCCGTGGGGAGATGGGCCCACGTGGACGTGGCTTCATGGCCCCGCGCGGTGGGCCGGGCATGCGTCAGCAGTTCGGGCCGCCCATGGGACCGCCGGGCGGCCGGATGGGTCCGGGTATGGGGCCTGGGATGGCGCCTCGCATGGCCCCCGGGGGCGAGGGCGTGATGCCCCGCATGCGTCGCGGTGGAGAGATGGACTCGGCGGCCATTCACGGGCAGGACGGGCAGTTGCCGCCCACCTGA
- a CDS encoding helix-turn-helix domain-containing protein: MIDDHRHRIIEAAARIYAQHGWRGATTRRIADEAGVNEVTLFRQFGSKDALLDQMMQVCARRESCPSMPRTPVNPENDLLRWALDQHGHLSTMRAIVRQMMSDAEERPDVAGCATHGPSAAAAQLREYVVQLRRHGWIPESGDVTPAEVRAAVTMLMGALFADAMNRDLMPAMFSLPVEDSLRGYVRIFLRGIGARSEPEPPTTRTVERRSTSTSVSSE; the protein is encoded by the coding sequence ATGATTGACGATCACCGCCACCGGATCATCGAAGCCGCCGCACGCATCTATGCGCAGCACGGCTGGCGGGGCGCGACCACCCGACGCATTGCCGATGAAGCAGGCGTCAATGAGGTCACGCTCTTCCGCCAGTTCGGCTCCAAGGACGCGTTGCTCGACCAGATGATGCAGGTCTGCGCCCGCCGCGAGTCCTGCCCGTCCATGCCGAGGACTCCCGTGAACCCCGAGAACGATCTGCTGCGGTGGGCCCTCGATCAGCACGGCCATCTGAGCACCATGCGCGCCATCGTGCGCCAGATGATGAGTGATGCGGAGGAACGTCCGGATGTCGCCGGATGTGCCACGCATGGCCCCAGTGCCGCGGCGGCGCAGCTCCGCGAGTACGTGGTGCAACTGCGTCGTCACGGCTGGATCCCCGAGTCCGGTGATGTGACACCGGCCGAGGTCCGCGCCGCGGTCACCATGCTCATGGGCGCGCTGTTTGCCGATGCGATGAACCGGGATCTCATGCCGGCGATGTTCTCGTTGCCGGTGGAAGACAGTCTGCGCGGTTACGTGCGGATCTTTCTTCGTGGTATCGGTGCCCGGTCGGAACCTGAACCGCCGACCACCCGTACGGTCGAACGCCGTTCGACCTCCACCTCTGTATCATCCGAATGA
- a CDS encoding TolC family protein: MSSLRATAAFDAPRHALPATTRLLLLLLLAPIGAQAQQSAPPRPLSLAEALQLAAGSSEQVALARAGEQRARGQQTQARSALLPQVSSTLNWQKQLQNQFAAITKRMGDGGSGSSSGGDSASADNPITRIFASEYNVTFGLTASQPLFTGGRATANLKAARLARESAEIGITSAQAQVQLDITQAYYDAALSDRLVAIAESSLVQSERTLRQVQLTRSVGSASEFEMIRARVTRDNQRPAWLQSRTSRDLAYVRLRQLLDLPADQPLVLTDSIAEAPLAAGNMGAANAGANNAAPITTVNVNPAEVLQLDPAVQGNVSRLIASSDTASRTRASVRQASKSVEMAEQQLRATKAQRWPQLAATTNYQRLAYPQNVLPKSLGDFFPNWTVGLGISYPIFSGGRVRGEIVAAEAGVIEARQRLKLAEEGATLDARQAALQLTEAEATWLASVGTAEQAQRAYDIAEVRFREGISTQLELSETRVQLQQAQANRARAARDLQVARKRLELLPYLPLTQASAPSAMTTNTGTNR; the protein is encoded by the coding sequence ATGTCTTCACTTCGTGCGACCGCGGCCTTTGATGCGCCGCGCCACGCACTTCCGGCAACGACGCGGTTGCTCCTGCTGTTGCTGCTCGCGCCCATCGGGGCGCAGGCACAACAGAGCGCGCCGCCACGTCCACTCTCGCTGGCGGAAGCACTCCAGCTTGCCGCCGGCTCCAGCGAACAGGTTGCGCTCGCCAGGGCCGGTGAGCAGCGGGCCCGCGGTCAGCAGACCCAGGCCCGTTCCGCGCTGCTGCCACAAGTCTCCTCCACGCTCAACTGGCAGAAACAGCTCCAGAACCAGTTCGCCGCCATCACCAAACGCATGGGAGATGGCGGTTCGGGTTCCAGTTCCGGTGGTGACTCGGCCAGTGCCGACAATCCCATCACGCGCATCTTCGCGTCGGAATACAACGTGACCTTCGGGCTCACGGCGTCGCAGCCCCTCTTCACCGGCGGGCGCGCCACGGCCAACCTGAAGGCGGCCCGTCTGGCGCGTGAATCGGCGGAGATCGGTATCACCAGTGCGCAGGCCCAGGTGCAGCTCGACATCACGCAGGCGTACTACGACGCCGCGCTCTCCGATCGCCTCGTGGCCATCGCCGAATCGTCGCTGGTGCAGTCGGAGCGCACGTTGCGACAGGTGCAGCTCACGCGTTCGGTGGGCTCGGCGTCGGAGTTCGAGATGATCCGCGCACGGGTCACGCGCGACAATCAGCGTCCGGCATGGCTGCAGTCGCGTACGTCGCGGGACCTGGCTTATGTGCGGTTGCGGCAGTTGCTCGACCTGCCCGCCGACCAACCGCTGGTGCTCACCGACAGCATCGCCGAGGCGCCGCTGGCAGCGGGCAACATGGGCGCGGCCAACGCCGGTGCCAACAACGCCGCTCCGATAACCACGGTCAACGTGAACCCCGCCGAAGTGCTGCAACTCGATCCCGCGGTGCAGGGCAATGTCTCGCGTCTCATCGCGTCCAGCGATACGGCCTCGCGCACGCGGGCATCGGTGCGTCAGGCTTCCAAGAGCGTCGAGATGGCGGAGCAGCAGCTCCGGGCGACGAAGGCGCAACGGTGGCCCCAGCTTGCCGCCACGACCAACTACCAGCGTCTGGCCTATCCGCAGAACGTGCTGCCGAAGAGTCTCGGCGACTTCTTCCCCAACTGGACGGTGGGGCTCGGGATCTCCTATCCGATCTTCAGCGGGGGGCGTGTGCGCGGCGAGATCGTGGCCGCGGAGGCGGGCGTGATCGAAGCCCGTCAGCGTCTCAAGCTGGCCGAGGAAGGCGCCACCCTGGATGCACGCCAGGCGGCGTTGCAACTCACCGAAGCCGAGGCCACGTGGCTCGCGAGCGTGGGCACGGCGGAACAGGCCCAGCGTGCCTACGACATCGCCGAAGTGCGATTCCGCGAAGGCATCTCCACGCAGCTCGAGTTGTCGGAGACCCGGGTGCAGTTGCAGCAGGCGCAGGCCAACCGCGCACGCGCGGCGCGTGATCTGCAGGTGGCGCGCAAGCGTCTGGAGCTTCTTCCCTATTTGCCGCTGACACAGGCTTCGGCCCCGTCGGCGATGACCACGAATACCGGTACCAACCGATGA
- a CDS encoding nucleotidyltransferase family protein, whose translation MTDSVAGILLAAGGSRRLGEPKQLLRDDQGETLVHRAARLLLEAGCGPVVVVTGSHAPEVSSSIEDLEVEIFHNPDWEAGMGGSIAAGMAHLAVRTAVETPGPRGVLVAACDMPTVSLGHFKALLSTSKSGSIRTASVYQGDTTMETCGVPAVFPQTDWPDLMALRGDRGAKALLQTGSPLTVPLDGGRFDIDTPEDARRWRLASPSADEA comes from the coding sequence ATGACCGACTCGGTGGCAGGCATCCTGCTGGCCGCCGGTGGTTCGCGTCGGCTGGGCGAACCCAAACAGCTCCTGCGGGACGATCAGGGAGAGACGCTGGTGCATCGCGCCGCCCGCCTCCTGCTCGAGGCGGGATGCGGGCCGGTGGTGGTGGTGACGGGCAGTCACGCCCCGGAAGTGTCTTCTTCAATTGAAGATCTCGAGGTTGAGATATTCCACAACCCGGACTGGGAAGCCGGGATGGGGGGCTCCATCGCGGCAGGCATGGCACATCTCGCGGTCCGGACGGCCGTGGAGACGCCGGGCCCACGCGGCGTCCTGGTGGCCGCCTGCGACATGCCCACGGTCAGCCTCGGTCATTTCAAAGCACTTCTATCGACGTCAAAGTCAGGAAGCATCAGAACAGCATCGGTTTATCAAGGAGACACAACAATGGAAACATGTGGTGTCCCTGCAGTTTTTCCGCAAACCGACTGGCCGGACCTGATGGCGCTCCGGGGAGACCGGGGCGCCAAGGCGCTCCTGCAAACCGGTTCCCCCCTCACCGTCCCGCTCGATGGCGGCCGATTCGACATCGACACCCCTGAGGACGCCCGGCGCTGGCGCTTGGCCAGCCCGTCCGCCGACGAAGCCTGA
- a CDS encoding XdhC family protein: MNGFAELARAATAAHLARPDVPLALATLVQVEGSSYRQPGARLLVDAEGRVLAGAVSGGCLEGDVAARAAAVCASGCAIRLRYDLRADLETIWGFGAACDGVAHLLLEPLPDWSWMEEADVIAKRRLGGAVVTIVGEQNGGTGALLDGDAFTGRWRFLHEEARRVTTADLTTIASTVARTGLPFTQSFTQSSTQPLPATLPPSATATAPAAASPVFAFVEPLVAPIALHLVGAGRGAEAFAAIAMTMGWQVTVIDHRPALLDGLTLPAGATKLAAGSLDTVHGTLAALPHDGRTAVALLSHIFDVDAAWLAAALPLPVGYVGVLGSRTRGAQLLATVDATLGARGTPLSARMRRKLHAPIGLDLGGETPASIALAAIAEIEAVIHGRPAGFLRERQSPIHTRTPCPRIPEASETAPLG, from the coding sequence GTGAACGGATTTGCCGAGCTCGCGCGCGCTGCGACGGCTGCGCATCTGGCCCGCCCGGATGTCCCCCTGGCCCTGGCGACCCTCGTCCAGGTCGAGGGCTCGTCCTATCGTCAGCCGGGCGCCCGGCTGCTCGTGGACGCGGAGGGGCGTGTCTTGGCGGGTGCGGTGAGTGGCGGTTGCCTGGAGGGCGACGTGGCTGCCCGCGCGGCGGCCGTCTGCGCGTCGGGATGTGCCATCCGGCTCCGGTACGACCTGCGCGCCGACCTGGAGACCATCTGGGGATTTGGCGCCGCGTGTGATGGGGTGGCGCACCTGCTACTGGAGCCGCTTCCAGACTGGAGTTGGATGGAAGAGGCCGATGTGATCGCAAAGAGGCGTCTTGGTGGCGCCGTAGTGACGATTGTAGGAGAACAGAACGGCGGCACGGGCGCCCTTCTGGACGGTGATGCGTTCACCGGACGCTGGCGATTTCTCCATGAGGAGGCCCGCCGGGTCACGACGGCCGACCTGACGACGATTGCCTCGACCGTCGCCAGAACGGGATTGCCGTTCACCCAGTCGTTCACGCAGTCGTCCACGCAGCCACTGCCGGCGACGCTGCCTCCGTCGGCAACCGCCACGGCCCCTGCGGCAGCGTCTCCGGTTTTCGCGTTCGTGGAGCCCTTGGTGGCGCCCATCGCCCTGCACCTGGTGGGCGCGGGACGGGGTGCGGAGGCGTTTGCCGCGATCGCCATGACGATGGGATGGCAGGTGACCGTGATCGATCATCGTCCGGCGTTGCTCGATGGTCTCACGCTGCCGGCGGGCGCCACGAAGCTGGCGGCGGGCTCGCTCGATACGGTGCACGGGACGCTGGCCGCGCTGCCACACGACGGCCGTACGGCGGTGGCCCTGCTCAGTCACATCTTCGATGTGGACGCGGCCTGGCTGGCGGCGGCCCTGCCGCTGCCGGTCGGGTATGTGGGAGTGCTGGGTTCGCGCACCCGGGGGGCGCAGCTCCTCGCCACCGTCGACGCCACCCTGGGTGCACGCGGAACGCCGCTCTCGGCACGGATGCGTCGGAAACTGCACGCGCCCATCGGACTCGACCTGGGGGGAGAGACGCCGGCGTCCATTGCCCTGGCGGCCATCGCCGAGATCGAGGCCGTGATCCACGGCCGGCCGGCGGGATTTCTACGCGAGCGTCAGAGTCCGATCCATACGCGGACCCCGTGTCCGCGTATCCCCGAGGCAAGCGAGACGGCCCCCCTCGGATGA
- a CDS encoding glutamine amidotransferase — MGSWIDAVSTLLFKYPPRAFARGDLVVAPVMPIAVLIVAALLLVAIVAVTHFSLRTLKGRDRAVLAVLRTVTILLIIGCLLRPGLVIASAVPQRNVLAVLYDDSRSMRIRDTDRSGTPGTNTTSSDAASRLDAMQAVFSDSSALIRQLGEKFALRRFRFSGAAVPMRGSGEVAAAGTRSDLAQALDDVREDLSGMPLAGVVLVSDGADNGQGALDDALLALRARRVPVYTVGVGRERFERDIAIERVDAPRRTLAGASSVVEIDVRLRGVGKEPVALTVEADGRVVATETVHPPTRGDLATLQVRVPPLDPGVHRLAVRARPLPSEIVTENNEWQTSMTVRAGPDRVLYLEGEPRPEFAFLRRAVASDSALLVVGLMRSAERKFLRLGVRDSLELLGGFPTTREELYQYRALILGSIEASFFTPEQLRMLADFVSVRGGGLLVLGGRASLSEGGYAGTPLADVLPLTLTRSEVNAEGPAISVAIRPTRAGESHPALQLGASLAASRTKWDSLPALTMVNRLGALRAGATQLLAGRTEDGRSDVPVLAWQRYGRGMSAVLGVQDSWIWRMDTSIPVTDQTHQTFWRQMVRWIVEDAPAPFEVIASPTRVAPGEPVQLRAQVNTPLYADVNDATVAATVTGPDGQVQTIPLEWSLRDDGSYSARFTPTDTGRYAIEASAQRPGAGRDSVQTTRATVLVDERGADVAHAELRASLLRRIAEETGGKYYPLNDASRLADDAVYTDAGVTVREANDLWDMPAVFLLLALLLGAEWGYRRWRGLA; from the coding sequence GTGGGATCCTGGATCGACGCTGTCAGTACTCTGCTCTTCAAGTATCCGCCGCGTGCCTTCGCCCGCGGCGATCTCGTCGTGGCCCCGGTCATGCCGATCGCGGTGCTCATCGTGGCGGCGTTGCTGCTGGTGGCGATCGTTGCGGTCACCCATTTCTCGCTGCGCACGCTGAAAGGCCGTGATCGTGCCGTGCTGGCCGTGCTGCGCACCGTCACGATCCTGCTCATCATCGGGTGTCTGCTGCGGCCGGGGCTCGTCATCGCGTCGGCGGTGCCGCAGCGCAATGTGCTGGCCGTGCTGTACGACGATTCACGCAGCATGCGCATCCGCGATACGGACCGCAGCGGCACACCCGGCACGAACACCACGTCATCCGATGCAGCGTCGCGTCTCGATGCGATGCAGGCCGTGTTCTCCGACAGCAGCGCGTTGATCCGCCAGCTCGGCGAGAAGTTCGCGTTGCGCCGCTTTCGTTTTTCGGGAGCCGCGGTACCGATGCGTGGCAGTGGTGAAGTCGCGGCCGCGGGCACGCGGTCGGACCTCGCGCAGGCCCTCGACGATGTCCGCGAGGATCTGAGTGGCATGCCACTGGCCGGTGTGGTGCTCGTGTCCGACGGGGCCGACAACGGCCAGGGGGCGCTCGACGATGCATTACTGGCGCTGCGTGCGCGCCGCGTCCCCGTGTACACCGTGGGCGTGGGTCGCGAACGGTTCGAGCGAGACATCGCGATCGAACGGGTGGATGCTCCCCGACGCACACTCGCCGGTGCCAGCAGCGTGGTGGAAATCGACGTACGTCTGCGTGGGGTGGGCAAGGAGCCCGTCGCGCTCACGGTGGAAGCGGATGGACGCGTGGTCGCCACCGAGACGGTGCATCCGCCCACACGCGGCGATCTCGCCACGTTGCAGGTGCGAGTGCCGCCGCTCGATCCCGGCGTCCATCGGCTCGCGGTGCGGGCGCGTCCGCTGCCCTCGGAGATCGTCACGGAAAACAACGAGTGGCAGACAAGCATGACGGTGCGGGCGGGCCCCGATCGGGTGCTCTATCTGGAAGGTGAGCCTCGGCCGGAGTTCGCGTTCCTTCGTCGTGCCGTGGCCAGCGACAGCGCGTTGCTCGTGGTGGGTCTCATGCGCAGCGCCGAACGCAAGTTCCTCCGTCTCGGCGTGCGCGACAGCCTCGAACTGCTCGGAGGATTCCCCACCACACGCGAGGAGCTGTATCAGTATCGCGCGCTCATTCTCGGCAGCATCGAGGCGTCGTTTTTCACGCCGGAGCAGCTCCGCATGCTCGCCGACTTCGTGAGTGTGCGTGGTGGCGGTCTGCTCGTCCTCGGTGGACGCGCCTCGTTGTCCGAGGGGGGATACGCGGGCACACCGCTGGCCGATGTCCTGCCGCTCACACTCACGCGCAGTGAAGTGAATGCGGAAGGTCCCGCCATTTCGGTGGCGATCCGTCCGACACGGGCCGGTGAGTCGCATCCGGCGCTGCAACTCGGTGCCTCGCTCGCGGCATCACGCACGAAGTGGGATTCCCTTCCCGCGCTCACGATGGTGAACCGGCTGGGTGCGTTGCGCGCCGGCGCCACGCAATTGCTCGCCGGCCGCACGGAAGATGGACGCAGCGATGTGCCCGTCCTCGCCTGGCAGCGCTACGGCCGCGGCATGAGTGCGGTCCTCGGCGTGCAGGACTCGTGGATCTGGCGCATGGATACGTCCATTCCGGTGACCGATCAGACGCACCAGACGTTCTGGCGGCAGATGGTGCGCTGGATCGTGGAAGATGCACCGGCTCCGTTCGAAGTGATCGCATCGCCCACGCGTGTCGCACCGGGCGAACCGGTGCAACTGCGCGCGCAGGTGAACACGCCGCTCTATGCCGACGTGAACGACGCCACCGTCGCCGCCACGGTGACCGGTCCCGATGGACAGGTGCAGACGATCCCGCTGGAGTGGTCACTGCGGGACGATGGCAGCTACTCGGCGCGTTTCACGCCTACCGATACGGGTCGGTATGCGATCGAAGCGAGCGCGCAGCGTCCGGGCGCCGGACGCGATTCCGTACAGACCACCCGGGCCACCGTGCTCGTGGACGAGCGTGGAGCGGATGTCGCCCACGCCGAATTGCGGGCGTCGCTGCTGCGGCGTATCGCGGAGGAGACCGGCGGCAAGTACTACCCGTTGAATGATGCGTCCCGTCTGGCGGATGACGCCGTGTATACCGACGCCGGTGTGACGGTGCGTGAAGCCAACGATCTGTGGGACATGCCGGCCGTGTTCCTGCTGCTCGCACTGCTGCTGGGCGCCGAGTGGGGATACCGCCGGTGGCGGGGGCTCGCCTGA